TAGGTCtgatttatctattttatttctttcagTAATTGATGTATTTAAATAGGAAAGCAACTAGGAGTTTCTGTTCATAATCTTTAAAGAGACCTTCTAAGAGTTAAAACGGTGGTTAATCAGGGAGATTTTTCAAGTGATTTCTTTCTATATTTGTACGAATCCTAACGGACTCCAACTAGGAACTTTTTGGGGTTTTCTTGAGTCTATAAAGAGTCCAAAAGGGGTCTGTTGCAGGGCACTGTATGTTGGTTTTGAAGAAAGAAGGGCTAGTTCCATCGGTTCTCTCCCTTGTACTTCTTCTTCCCTATCTTTATTATTCACAATTTTTCTCTACTGGTTCTGTTCTCTTTACCTCTTATTCTCTTCACTAGTTGCTTGTTGCAATACTTGATTATTAGGAGATAGACACAGTTAATATTCATTTGCTACACTAATTTATTGTTTTATGTGCTAAGTTCTTTCTCGGATATATATTATTATGGTTCTGATATCGCTTGTTTATTTTGgttaacaaaattcaaaatcaattgaTATTACTTCttcattttgattaaaaaattcaaaaccaTTCTGCATCTATAATCAATGTGCATTATTTGATCTATTATGATTACGCACCTATATTTGACTGTTTAAAAGAGTTCTAGATTGTGTTCGGTTCATCTGCTCACATCTAGGTCACCAAAATTAGAGTAAATTTCAAGTTTTTCTATTGACAGCCCTAATCTTGGTATCTGGACAGCCTGCAACAAAGTCCTTCATAACCTAATCGTTTACCTCAAGGTCCACTATCGAATGCAGGCAGCCCTAAATTCTATTGTCCTACGTCACCTGGTGTATCTTCTGCTGAGACCTCTGATACACTGAGTGGTTTCAATGATGGAGTCTCAAGTGCAGTGGGAAACAAAGCAAGGAGTAGGATGCTTAAGTGATATAGGTGTTTACTTGAGATGGATACTTAAAAGCCCATTACTCTGTTTTTAACGTAGATCTTTGCATAAATTTTAATTATGGTATTCTGGAGGAGATCATTGAACATGGTGTTGGATATCAGAATATGAACATGGTTGATTGGATTTTTTGCTCATGTTTAACTAATAAGTAAATGGAAAATTTACCTTTGCTATGGCCATATTTTCTCTAGAAATAAGTATAAAACTTAATGAGATAATCCTAATTTGATGCTGAGGAAATTATGGTGGCAGggtaattatgatatgactgtTGTTCCAGTCGCAAGAAATGGAGGGtcagcataatatattttagtGGAGGATCTCTTCAAATACCAAATCCTGTACATATAGAAGATCTACATGCTTCCATTCATGAGATCAAACAGGCTGCTCTAGGGTAGATAGATGATAGTGCTTCAGGAATTCCCACTATTGTGTTTCGTGTCAGCATTAAAGAGGATGAATGGAGGTAAAGAGTACAATGTCATATTAGAGAACGGTTGCTTAAAATAAAATTCTGAAGGAAACATACAAAGTTTTTTGTGTTGGAAATGCAGAGGGATTAACAAAACAAAGATGCTAATGTACTAGAAGAATTTAGAAGGGAACAGAATCCAGAATTGTGTATCATTTTTGCTTCTGGTGATAGCTGTAAAAGAAGTTTGTAGCATACCATTCTCCTATTTGGCTTGAATGCGCATTATCTTTCTATACATTTTGGTTGCCCCATCAGTGGCATTTTCATCTTATGGGTAAGGATGTTGCTAAAGCAAGTTTCATTAATTTTAGAAGATACATGTAGCGCACTTGACATTTTGCCTTCAGATAAGTAGCAGTCAAGAAGTATAACTATTGTTTATTCTAGTACATGCTACATGCAAAGAGGAGAGCTTTGGGTTGAAATTTTTTAGCTTCAGCAGCTATGTTCCCCATGTTGTTGCTGGAGAACACAGGTGTTCTGCGCCAGTCAAAGAATTTTTGGGGACCTATTAAGGTAATGGGCAGGCCTACTGTTATGTTTCTTATCAGATGAGTTACTCGATTGATCATCTTAAAGGATATCCATTTATGTGGTGAAGCAACAAGAGAGATTTAGTATAAGGTGATAGACTTCGGTCGTGTGCCACCTGCATCTTTCTTGGCTTAACTTCTATTGTCCCTAATGCGGCCCGCGTGTTGACAGTAAAATTTGAGCCATATCATCTTAGAACTTAAAAGTATCTGGTCCATACTAAGTCTCTTTTGGATCGTGTGATCAGGGTTGAAGCGAAAGGGTGCAAATTGAAATGAAGTTGATGTCACGAAAAGAGATATGGTAATTAAATTCTTGGAAGGGTTCAGGTCTAGGTTTCAGGTTCAAGTTTCCTTGGGAAAGCAGCTTGTGAAAAAGACTGAAGAAGGACGGTAGCGAAAATCCAAAAGACAATTTTCACAAGCACCTGGTTTTATTAAACAGAACCTTGGCAGCAGAGTAGAAATAATTCAAATCTGGGGGGATCTTGGTACCAGATTTTTACTCATGCTAACTTCATATGCAGTAGAGTGCTAAGTCTAGAAGTTGGGCATTATGATATGCTAGAAGCAATTGAAAATTAGCTAGAGTTTTATTGAGGGCACTAACACGGGAGGATCAGGCATCATGCATTTATCTTCTTAGCCTTGCGGAGCTCCTGCATTTGTTGATGGAAGAGAGGGAAAAGTCATCAAAGGATGGTTGCTGTTGAAGAAACCAAACGAATTGTTCCCTTAGCACAAGCTGTTTGCAAGATATGGGTGTCAATTCTTGTCAAATAGCTCAATcatttcttgtgagaggacatTCTCCTACCGAGTAGAATTTTTTTCATAGTCCCAATTCCTAAGTTGCTCGGACCTGAAACCTAAGACCGTAAGGTTCATTGCCACTTCAGACCGTGCAACTCTGGAAAGGTACTTACCAAGATATGCACCAATTTGTCCAAGGCAACATCTGTTGGCTAACAGCCTAGCAAAAGCACCGTGAGAGACGCCGCATCCCTTTGGTTCTGTAACACCGTAGAAAAAAATTACAAACTGCAATATTTTTATTGGTTGTTTGATTCAAATTGTCATTTTCTACAGCTGCTAGTTGCATTGAATGATGATGTGTGATCAATTAATATAATTGAATTTCTTGGGGAATATTTGTAATTTTACTAAACCAACATGATATAGTAGATTAAGTGTTCGAGAAAAGGTCAAGGCATTTCTTTGacgttctttcttttctttagtttcctCCAACCATTGCCTAAGCATCCAGCTGCTTTCCATCTAAGCTCTGGAAATTTCCCCGGCCGCGTGCGCATCACGCCTGCCTTTTAGAAAGATCACCGTCAAGTTTCCTTGGATGGGAAAAGTTGTTTGACGAGATGTTAACCAATGCCTGCATTAGCTGTGCGTATCCAATGAAATCTCCAAAGGGTGCTTTGAAAAGAAGTTAACCAGTGGGTTTAGATTATCTCTAGCTGTTATTGCAAGCATCAGCGGTGCCAGGGCTcgttattagagtgaatattAGCGACAGTGGGAGGCCTCAAGATAGCTTGTAACTGAAACGAAAATAGCAGTATTCATCTTGGAGTATAACAGAGGCGGATGATTGAGACAATGATTTTTATCAACCAAGAAGATTATCCAGCAAAATACCCTGAGCAACGAACTGCCTAAGAAAGAACAAATGTGTACTTGGGGATTTAATGGAGAAAACATAGACTATTTTTGTGGTAATCTAGAAGAAGTGATGAAGTTGCCTTATGATTAATTTGGTAAGCTGTTGTTGCTAGCTACTTTCTTATTTCCCCGCGTGTGATGTCCGGTCAACAAGGCACTTAGGAAACTCCGATGGAGGGAAATAGTAAACATCTTCATATATGTGAAGATTCGTGTGAGCAtgtattttggatacttatacaggatcaaaaaaatctaaataatatcttttagctACTCTTTTTAGATAAGATCTTGAGTTGTAACAAATGGTACGAGAGCAGATCCAACCCATGTCTTATGTGGATTAATAGATGCTGCAGCACAGTTGCATTAGGGTTGACCATGGGCTGATTATGatgtttgtgattaaatttgaatggaatTTGAtacttagcctgacgagaactTGAGGACTTAAATGGAGGGAGTATGTGATGATCTGTgcaagcgtgtgtttagtcctacactGGCTATGCACCATgtacattttaaatatttatataatacaaaaaaatctaaataatacattCTGAATAATTTTTTTGGACGTGGTCATGGTGCGTGACTGTATATTTGGATGAGACTTACATTTCTAGATTTTCTTAAGCCTAAGGCAGTGCAGATACATTTGTAATGAAGCAACCTGGTAAAATTCTTTGTTGTTGGGGTTGTACATGGATGAGAACGGTAAAATGTAAATATGAACATGCTCAATAGCGGAAAGGTACTAAGGGCTTGAACGTTGGAAGTTCATGGAGTCCTGCTAGAAGCCTTGCTAACTTCTTAGTCAAAACTGAAATCATTGTGCGGAACATGGTGAATACATGAAGTCGAGCAAGTGCAGCAAGATCTCAAGCATATTTTCCATCATGACGTTGATGCATCAGTTTGGTGACTATGGAATCTGATGATCATTAAGCGCGCATATTCTTGCTAGCTACCATGAAGAGATTCGTGAACTTTAGAAAGCTACGAGGAAGATGCCTGTGGTGCCCACGATGTGACCTCTTCTGTGGACTATTGCTCGAGTTGCGCCGGTCACCGGAAACTCCTTTTGGAGACTACACTTCAGTTTGGACGGTATCCAAGCTATCAGAGAGACTGAAAGCATttaatggtttctaattgtgaaggagCGGAGGTGATTTAATGACcagtaaaaaaacaaaataaagaacAAAGGCCATTTGGGATCTCTTGAAAGGATCCCTGGTGGATACTAAGACATGGGATGTACGAgggatttttttaatatatgagaGAAGGTTGTACGAGGAACGTATGCTTGTTCAGAAATTATGCAGCGTTATCCATTGGAGGATTCGGAAGTTGGTGGGAGATTTCAAGCCTACCATACTCTAAAATAGAGTCTCGCAGGACGGAGGCGACCTGGATCAAATGGCTGGCAGTACCTAGAAACTTCATTGAAATATAAATGCCAACGGCGCCATTAGATATGacattggttttccgggatggGAATGACAGCAGAGGATCCTACAAGCAGAACTAGATTTTTTCCGCTCAACGGCTTTGGCTGCAAGAGCTTGaatataagagttttcttaacaaaaaaaaaaatgtcagtTTCGTTGGATTGCAAGATGGCTGCAAACATGGTAGCTCGACTTTGAACATTTTTTTTGTGAGCAAGAGGTTCTTATTGTGCATCCGTTCTACAGAATTTAAATCGAGGTGGGGATGATGAGAACTCCTTGTGTGGTTCGAGTTATATTCGGGCTTTTTGCCACGAAGTTTAAAACTGTACATTTGAGATCTGAGAAAGCCGAGCCGTAGATTATTGCAATATCCTTTGGCTGAATTGGGCACAAGGAATCCAAGGCTGGAGGCAAAGGATGTTAAGGAACAGTAGCCGCCACTCTAATTGATGGAAGAAGCATGATAGACGAGGCCTCGGGCGAGCTCGATCGTTATCTTCTTTGATACCGACAAAAATGTAAGGACAGCAAATAATCAAAGAACTACTTCAACTTGTTTGCTTTTGGAATTAAAAAATCATTCAGCaatggaaaaaataataattttttatagatAGAGGAAGATAAACAAATATCGACAGCTTGTTCCTCCCTACTCTTTCTCTAGATGAACTTCTCTGGTGGGAGAACAGCCTGTGGCTTTTCGACTTTCTCGGCATGATCTTGCGACTTTTAGAGTCTATCTTTAAGTAAGCGCCTGAATCAATTCAACAAAAAGAGGTCGACATCTTTTAGTTGGGCTGTCTTCGAGCAAGCTCTTAGCTTTCATGGTGAGTGAGAGAGAAATTGAGGCTGTTCCAGCCTTCGATCTAAAAAGCGAAAACTCTATGTCAATTCTTTTTCCGTCAAGACGCAAATTTTGTTTGGAGGCCGAAGCACAAAGAAAAGTCCCCCTCTTGCTTTGTCTGCCTCCCTGTTTACCCCCATATCCCCGCTGAATCACCGTGCTCAATTCCTCGAAACACTCGTCGGAAAAATTATTCTCTCTTGAGGTTCTTTTGACACCCCTTGCTATCATTACTATCTGTGGCGATCTTGGCCCTCAGAAATTACGACTAAAACAATAACAAACCCTTTGCATGCTACATATCGAATTCCAATTCTAGCGTTCAGAAATCCAAATTCCAAAGAACACACACGTAATTTCCGAccacctctctttccttctcgatCTTCTATCTGtttatttttgttgttgttgctgctgctgctgctgttgctgtggtGGAGGGATTCTGGTTTCCGCGAGCGTGCTATGTACAATTGGCCGCTCCAGATTCCTTCTCGTATGCCATTTATATACTAGTGGAAAGAAGCTGAAGCTGGTGGTGAACGAGCAGCGTCGGCgtcggaggaggagaagggaaggaggaaTAGTAGTAGTCGTAGAAGGAGTCCGGGACGCCGGCGGCGGCCCAAAGGCGGTCGCTGAGGGAGTCTTGCATCTCCTCCGGGATGAGCGGCGTGCGGCAGAGCGGGCAAGTCCGCTGGTCATGCTCCATCCAGCGGTCAAGGCAGCCGCGGTGGAAGATGTGGCGGCAGTTGGCCAGCCGCCGcacctcctccgccgcctcgaATTCGTAGAGGCACACCGCGCAGCTGTCCCCCAGGTGCTGCCCTTCCCCCGCCAGCTCCTCGTACCGGACCACGGGGAGGACCTCCTGGATCAGCATCGCCGACGCCGACCGGAATTCCGGGCGGTGGTGCTGGCCGTGGCCGTGGGGGGCAGGGGGGTCAACCCAGGGGATGTCGGAGTCGAGGAGGTCGCCGAGGCCGACGGCGGTGAAGACCCAGGAGATGACGCGTCGGACGAAGCCGAGGAGGAAGACCGTGTGGAGGAGGAGCTTGGGGAGGAGCAGCTCTGAGTAGCCAACCGGGAATCCCATTATATATTAAGCTCAACCGGGAACTCCAACTTCAAATCACCTGGGAAAAGGATCGCCTTTCCttcccctcctcagatcctcTTGGAATTGGGCTTGGGTTGTGAGAGACTTGATCACTTCTCTTTCGCTCTTCCGCTCTTCCGTTTCCTGCAACTCTGGGATGGGAGTAATGATGCCGGGGTTGCTGCAAGCTGCAAGCTGGGCTGAATTTATGCAGAGgttttggggggggggagggTGGGGACGCGGAAATGCCATGTGAATGCAGTGGCAGAATTATTCTTATAGAATAGGTGGGGATTTGTTGAAGAACGAGCTGTGGGGTCGTATAATATTTTgttagattttcttttgatgctTGGATGGGGATGGTTACAGGAAGGTGCGCTTTCCACGAGCACCaacgactttttttttttaacaaaaactgAAGCCTTCTCTCCTGTTTCCTGGCTCTTGGAACTGTTTTTTGTCCCCGTCTCCTCTTTGTTAATATTCTACATCATTCATGTCTCATTTTGTAGCTTTAGAAAATCTACGAACTTTGATCGTATTTGGGctgaagatttttcttttttcttttagacTAAGAGAACTGTAGATTATTAATCATCTtcttgtctctctctttttctttcagacTAATAGTGACGTGCCGTGGGGGCCGGAGCACCACTCGGCTTGATCTACAATAGATTTTAAATGAGTTGCCTTGATGGGAGAGGCTACTGCCTGCATTATATGCTGATGGATACGTCTAAAAAATCattattttctaaattattattAGTCTTTGCTTCATTGGTGAGGGAGCGGTCATCTTGGAGAGCATTTATGGATTTTGGAGATTTGCATGCGGTCTTTGGACATGAACGTGTCTCACCTGAATGCATTTAGTTTTGATGTTGGCAAAAAATTTGGAGAACCATCATAGCTTGTTAGATACGCTTGCAAGGTCAGATTGTTTGTCTCATTCAACTATTTTAGGTATTTCAGGCCAGAATTTTGCTCCCCGGAGTTTGTTCACAGTGTGGTCAGGTCTAGGATTTGTTTCTAAGTTCACATATCGGAAGGGTAAGATGGTTCGCACGGTGCACCTATGTGATGCTGTCGGTAAGGTCAGGGCTGCTGCACTGAGAAGCTCCGGGAAGTAGTCCCCCCTGAAACACGACCTTGACCTGTGATGGGAACATCAAACAAGAATGTCTTCAGCTGGAATAAATTAAGCCACTGCAGCTCCCAGCTTCAGATCGAGACAAATGAAGTAGAGCAATTGCAATTCTCTCTTTAATATATGCGTGCCGAGGCATATTATTGGCCACTCAAACATTGTACCATGCCGAGCTTGGGATTCATTTTTAGCTATAAACTAGAGCGAATGAACAAACTAGTGAATGAACCAGGAAGGCTGGAGGACATGTCAAATAAGAACCTTGTGGAGATGTAACGGGCAAGAGTGTGAGATTTAACGCAGCAATAACGTTACTTCATCGTGATTTTGGTATCATAgattcaaaatataaaaataatcttTCTGCACATGATTACAAGCTTTTATTAGCCAAACTTTCGTTAATTAAAAGCATGAGAGGCAAGGAAACGGGTAAAAGCTATATGGATCGTCCAAAATGGAGTAAGGCATTATCGCCCTGTGAGCATTTGAGTGGTATACCAAATTTTATCCCAAGTAGCTATTAGCTCTGCCTCATTTAGACAATTTAAGACTGGTTGCGCGAAGAACAGTGCCCCTGTAATCTTTGGTTAAGAATCCAGCAGACCAAAATTGACCTTAAATATTCCAGGTGGAGGGAACTATCAAAAGACTAGAGGAAGAATAAGACCTCACATTTGTTAGCTCTGTGAAATTCTCTAGCAAGGCAGACAGCCAAAATAGTGATTCGACTGAAACAGCCGCACATTCTAACTGCCCACAGAAAGCAAGAATAGAGATAGACTTCTCGCATGCTCATTAACCTCACTAACTCCAAAATCTTATATTCTTATCTTTCAAGGCAACTCAAAATTCTTATTCACCATTGACGTTTTAGGGGTTATTTCGCACCAACCCCCTTCCATTTGCGCCAAACCCGCTCTGTTCCAAGATAAAGTCTTCAAATATTTCTACTACATCACCTTAAAAGAACCCCCAAGTTAAGTTTCAACGTAACTGTATACACACGCAACCCTTTAATTGACTtggaagtagaaaacatatggtAGGTGTTTCCCTAAGTTTCTACGTATATAATTTAGTTCCGCCAACTACACAGCATAACGTAAAAGCTAAATTAACAAGAACAAGTAGCAGAGATAAATCAATAACAAAGAACTTTCGTGGTAGTCAAACAGAAGTGATCTGGAATCACATGATTCTAAATACTTATTGGCCCAAACTTTCCCAACCTCGTTAGGATAAGCTTGTAGACAAGATAATACTCTCCGTCTCTCTCTGTTCTTATGGTCATGGAACCTGTGACATGAGGCATGATCCCATGTGACTCAACCAAGCTGCATCCTCAAAACTGTTGCCGTTCTACCCTTCTTTACGGAGACATATCTCCCACATCCCGTACTATGGACGCAGAGAATCACATGAAGCATCATGAGTTTGCATTCCCAAAATAGTAAGTGGAGATACAACCCtttcatcaaaaaaacaaaaagaaaaaaaggagatacTCCCAACTCGAGGGATGACTCAGAGAGCCAGCTCTGGCGCGAAGAAAAAGGCCAGCGTGGTCTCGCTGGCTTTCACATGAACACGTCGTCTCTTTCTACTGCATAGGATTACGAGCAGCTTGTGGATCGTTTACGCCCAATAGATCCGTACCTTAGCCGTCTTGGATTCCATAGAAACCGGCCCCACCTACTCATATTGTTGGGCAAATGCCAAATATACGGTGACTTAGCTGGCATAGTTGGTGTGGCAGaatggaggggggggggggggggggggggtgtggggGAATAGGGAAGGGACAGATGAAGGCGGCCATCATGGATCTAAAATAAATTATCCTAGAACATATTACTGTtatacataaaaatataaaataataaaataattttattctaGATTTGTGGTCGAACTGATCCATTTGATAATTTCTTAGTTCAATGAGTCCGGCCTTCTGGTAGGGGTACGGGTAGAGCGCGGTGGCAACTCGGTATTTGATGGACGGTGTGGACTGTCCAATTGTGGGAACGATGGTAAGACTATGATAAATGGTGGAGTTCGTGACAAGATGTTCACTGCTTTGCAAGCCGTTGCACCGAATTCAATAAGTCATCCATCGATCATACTAATGAGTCTCGGGACTTGATTCGTATCATGTTGtttgttgaaaaaaaatttaatatgagtgttgtggttcaaatttggtaCGAAGGTGACCACGTCGTTGAAACCGAGAGAGCCACCTCTTGTGCAACCGTCATGtatctgcacaaagcctcatcgGTATtttcggtgagggccctccgatgatCAAATTAGAGGGgtaaatttggtccagccaaaagtctcttagaagttacctgaccgagctatttatTGTCTCGATGAAGAAGCTCAGATGACAGAGGCACTGTCAGCCCTCATCATGAAGGTGCGTGGCTCTGAGCCGGATGGCACGCAGCTTAGGCTGGTTGGTGGCGTGTAGTACTGTCCGTTCTTGAAAAATGTAGGGTGTTGACAGTCACAGCAGGATATGGCCGGAGTAGTCAAGGTGTCGTCTGACTGTTGAAAGCCAGCTATGGAGACGTGGCATAGTAGTGTTGCaatgtacggccacgtaggtGGGCGTAGGCACGCATATGGGTGCGGTcgttggcgaggccgagctcgttGAGATGTCGCATTATGCGTTTGACGAGGTCAGCTTGACGGGTGCTGAGAGTAGCTCGCCTTTCCGTATTTCGAGGTGGAGCGCTCCAAGCTCGAAGGTCGGGCGTACTGCTAAGgtaggcgccccgagcttggttaGGGCGAGTCGGCGAATACTGGAGGCACCCCGAACTTGATCAAGGGAGTCGGCGAATACTAGAGGCACCCCATGCTTAGTCGGAGGAGTCGACGAATACTAGAGGCACCCCGAGCTTGATCGGGGGAATCGGCGAATATCTGAAGTTGGTGGAGCTTTTGGTGGAGTTCCAAAGTCGAGCTGACTCTAGGCCGAAGTGAGTATTCAGTCGATTGGCGTTGACGTTTATTGGGCCGAAACTGGGCCGCATTtagttgtgggctggacgatcgATTTTGCCTCTCAGAGCATTCcatcaataaatatattttttaattaaacttaattaaaataaaatatgataaattattgttaatatatatatatatatatatatatatatatatatatatatatatatatatatatatattatttaaggCATGAGAAATCATGTACCTGAAAGTGAGAGATTCGCTCCCACATACACAACATCTATTAAAGCATTTGTATAATATGTACCAAGGAAGCAGTTTGCCTCGTCATTGGCACGGCAAACGCCTCACGTCTCACACTGATCAATAATGGAGGTGCGCATGCAATGCAATCACCGTGCCCTCACTAACACTAGCAAGCTAAATCGATTTCATGTAGCAGAGGGTTGGAGTAAAGGGGAAGTATTGATGTGAGAATGACGAAAGTTGTCTGTATCCTTCTCCTAGCTTCCATGATTCTAGCATCTCCATTAAGATAtcaccctttcttttttttttcttttctttttcttg
Above is a window of Phoenix dactylifera cultivar Barhee BC4 unplaced genomic scaffold, palm_55x_up_171113_PBpolish2nd_filt_p 000750F, whole genome shotgun sequence DNA encoding:
- the LOC120107066 gene encoding E3 ubiquitin-protein ligase RHA1B-like, with protein sequence MGFPVGYSELLLPKLLLHTVFLLGFVRRVISWVFTAVGLGDLLDSDIPWVDPPAPHGHGQHHRPEFRSASAMLIQEVLPVVRYEELAGEGQHLGDSCAVCLYEFEAAEEVRRLANCRHIFHRGCLDRWMEHDQRTCPLCRTPLIPEEMQDSLSDRLWAAAGVPDSFYDYYYSSFPSPPPTPTLLVHHQLQLLSTSI